In Ancalomicrobiaceae bacterium S20, the following proteins share a genomic window:
- a CDS encoding DUF2470 domain-containing protein, translating into MRTNYGVPRIDDPSRFAKQDRFRGSGTDAGSVPRRVVPRRGRGQSRGQPPNAPSSHTDRARAPRGSRGPNDRRAPLSPLAAARRLIRQARTAALATLTPGTGAPFVSLVTVATEPDGHTLMLLSELAVHTRNLKADPRASLLFEERDAGDPLAGARVTVTGTIGKIEASETVRRRFLARQPEAEVYAGFRDFAFYRLEPGVSHLVAGFGRIVDVAASDLLLDLAPAREIVAAEAEIVAHMNAEHTDAVALYASRLIGAPEASWRVIGADPEGLDLAAEIGGTMTVRRLVYPAEVRQPGQLRATLKALADKARGP; encoded by the coding sequence ATGCGCACGAACTATGGCGTTCCAAGGATAGACGACCCGAGCCGCTTCGCCAAACAGGACCGTTTTCGCGGCAGCGGGACCGATGCCGGATCGGTGCCGAGACGGGTTGTTCCGCGCCGTGGACGGGGCCAGAGTCGCGGGCAGCCGCCGAATGCGCCCTCATCTCATACGGATCGGGCGCGCGCCCCACGCGGCTCAAGAGGACCGAATGACCGCAGAGCCCCCCTTTCGCCCCTCGCCGCCGCGCGCCGGCTGATTCGCCAGGCCCGCACCGCCGCGCTCGCCACGCTGACGCCCGGAACCGGCGCGCCCTTCGTCTCGTTGGTCACGGTGGCGACGGAGCCGGACGGACACACGCTGATGCTGCTCTCGGAACTCGCGGTGCACACGCGCAACCTCAAGGCCGATCCGCGCGCTTCGCTCCTGTTCGAGGAACGCGACGCCGGCGACCCGCTCGCCGGGGCGCGCGTCACGGTCACCGGCACGATCGGAAAGATCGAGGCCTCGGAGACCGTCCGGCGCCGTTTCCTCGCCCGCCAGCCCGAGGCGGAGGTCTATGCCGGGTTCCGCGACTTCGCCTTCTACCGGCTCGAGCCCGGCGTTTCGCATCTCGTCGCCGGCTTCGGCCGCATCGTCGACGTCGCGGCGTCCGACCTGCTGCTCGATCTCGCGCCCGCTCGCGAGATCGTCGCGGCCGAGGCGGAGATCGTCGCGCATATGAATGCCGAACACACCGACGCCGTGGCGCTCTATGCGAGCCGGCTCATCGGGGCACCCGAGGCGTCCTGGCGGGTCATCGGCGCGGATCCGGAAGGCCTCGACCTCGCCGCGGAGATCGGGGGGACGATGACAGTCCGGCGACTGGTATATCCGGCGGAAGTACGGCAACCGGGGCAACTCCGTGCAACCTTGAAAGCACTTGCAGACAAAGCCCGTGGACCATGA
- a CDS encoding response regulator transcription factor, whose translation MPTIALVDDDRNILTSVSIALESEGYRVQTYTDGASALDGLKANPPDLAIFDIKMPRMDGMELLRRLRQKSELPVIFLTSKDDEIDELFGLKMGADDFIRKPFSQRLLVERVKAVLRRASPRGEAGAKPTDQARILERGLLVMDQERHTCTWKGEPVTLTVTEFLILYALAQRPGVVKSRNALMDAAYDDQVYVDDRTIDSHIKRLRKKFKVVDDDFEMIETLYGVGYRFKEA comes from the coding sequence ATGCCGACAATCGCCCTTGTCGATGACGATCGCAACATTCTGACCTCCGTTTCGATCGCGCTCGAATCCGAAGGCTATCGCGTCCAGACCTACACGGACGGCGCGTCGGCCCTCGACGGCCTCAAGGCGAACCCGCCGGATCTGGCGATCTTCGACATCAAGATGCCGCGCATGGACGGCATGGAGCTGTTGCGCCGCCTGCGCCAGAAGTCCGAGCTGCCGGTCATCTTCCTGACCTCCAAGGACGACGAGATCGACGAGCTGTTCGGCCTCAAGATGGGCGCCGACGACTTCATCCGGAAGCCGTTCTCGCAGCGCCTGCTGGTCGAGCGCGTCAAGGCGGTGCTGCGCCGGGCCTCGCCGCGCGGCGAGGCCGGCGCCAAGCCGACCGATCAGGCGCGCATTCTGGAGCGCGGTCTCCTGGTCATGGACCAGGAGCGCCATACCTGCACCTGGAAGGGCGAGCCGGTGACGCTGACCGTCACCGAGTTCCTGATCCTCTACGCGCTCGCGCAGCGCCCGGGCGTGGTGAAGAGCCGCAACGCGCTGATGGATGCGGCCTACGACGATCAGGTCTATGTCGACGATCGCACCATCGACAGCCACATCAAGCGGCTCAGGAAGAAGTTCAAGGTGGT